In one window of Rhizobium sp. ACO-34A DNA:
- a CDS encoding glycosyl transferase: MTMPHTNSPLRILQVLEPSGGGSGRHFVDLCAGLKARGHAVTAVYSPVRAEERFVGELRALDLQKVIALPMLRAVGPADASAWQALAQVVRVEGPFDIIHGHSSKAGALTRIRLPGPHVPRIYTPHAFRTMDPTLGAKGRLLFGKVETLLGRFFTDRLICVSQSEYEHALALGIPAELLRVVVNGVGEMQQGNGPAIRRRFGLPEDAIVFGFVGRLSAQKAPERLISAFVDVAKSLPDARLLMVGHGELEQAIRGEVESANVADRVIITSDITGAEAMQAFDVLVMPSRYEAMSYVMLEAAASGLPIIVTDVGGARNVVAPEENGIIVANGDDPSPLSSAMKRLSDDATRARFAANAAVRRHSFGLEAMVDQTLVVYREVLN; encoded by the coding sequence ATGACCATGCCTCATACGAACTCCCCCCTGCGCATCCTCCAGGTTCTGGAACCGAGCGGCGGCGGCTCCGGCCGTCATTTCGTCGATCTATGCGCGGGACTTAAAGCGCGCGGTCACGCCGTGACTGCGGTCTACTCGCCTGTGCGCGCCGAGGAGCGTTTCGTAGGGGAGCTCAGGGCCCTCGATCTCCAGAAGGTCATCGCCCTGCCCATGCTGCGGGCCGTCGGTCCTGCAGATGCATCCGCATGGCAAGCATTGGCTCAGGTCGTGCGTGTGGAAGGTCCGTTCGACATCATCCACGGCCACAGCTCCAAGGCCGGCGCGTTGACGCGCATCCGTCTCCCCGGCCCGCATGTACCACGTATCTACACGCCTCATGCCTTCCGCACGATGGATCCGACGCTCGGAGCCAAAGGCCGCCTGCTGTTCGGCAAGGTGGAAACCCTGCTCGGCCGCTTCTTCACCGACCGGCTGATCTGCGTCTCGCAGAGTGAATACGAGCATGCGCTGGCGCTCGGCATTCCAGCGGAATTGCTCCGCGTCGTCGTCAATGGCGTGGGGGAAATGCAGCAGGGAAACGGCCCGGCGATCCGCAGGCGTTTCGGCCTGCCGGAAGATGCCATCGTCTTCGGTTTCGTCGGTCGCCTTTCCGCACAGAAGGCGCCGGAAAGGCTGATTTCCGCTTTTGTAGATGTAGCTAAAAGCCTACCCGATGCGCGCCTTTTGATGGTAGGGCATGGCGAACTGGAACAGGCGATCCGCGGTGAGGTCGAGAGCGCCAACGTTGCCGATCGGGTCATAATCACCTCGGACATCACGGGTGCTGAAGCCATGCAGGCGTTCGACGTGCTTGTGATGCCGAGCCGCTATGAAGCTATGTCCTATGTGATGCTGGAGGCGGCAGCGAGTGGATTGCCGATCATCGTCACCGATGTCGGCGGAGCGCGTAATGTCGTCGCGCCCGAAGAGAACGGCATCATCGTCGCCAACGGTGATGACCCTTCGCCACTCTCGAGCGCCATGAAGAGGCTTTCTGACGACGCGACACGCGCCCGCTTCGCCGCCAATGCCGCCGTCCGCCGCCATTCCTTCGGCCTTGAAGCCATGGTCGACCAGACGCTTGTGGTTTACCGCGAAGTCCTGAACTGA
- a CDS encoding undecaprenyl-phosphate glucose phosphotransferase gives MNQMEKPEQFDVDALRKKISENAAMGDAKPGAAENVEINPLARQIAGQFQESNYSPTIITGQLRLLEFLCLLAFGLGIHYFISANPAEHFVGVLAISLIGSGVALLLLQAADCYHISSLRTPLRSLGRYFGAWTVALALVALSLFIFVSNGLDFQNWFVIWYGSGLAFLFVERNLVGFAIRRWGRNGVMERRAVIVGGGQPAKDLIRALEQQPENDIRICGIFDDRGSARSPDVVAGYPKLGTVAELVEFARLARIDMLIISLPLSAEARILQLLKMLWVLPTDVRLAAHSNSLRFRPRSYSHVGAVPMLDILDKPIRDWDSVAKRIFDIFFSLMALLLLWPVFIGTAIAIKLNSKGPVFFMQKRHGFNNEVINVLKFRSMYTEMSDPSARKAVTKGDPRVTKVGRFIRKSSIDELPQLFNVLRGDLSLVGPRPHAVSAATHDRVYADVVDGYFARHRVKPGVTGWAQINGWRGEIDSDDKIKYRTAYDLFYIENWSLLFDLKILFLTPIRLLNTENAY, from the coding sequence ATGAACCAGATGGAAAAGCCCGAACAGTTCGACGTTGACGCGCTGCGCAAGAAGATCTCGGAAAACGCCGCCATGGGCGATGCCAAGCCCGGCGCTGCGGAGAACGTGGAGATCAATCCGCTGGCCCGGCAGATCGCGGGACAGTTTCAGGAATCCAACTATTCTCCGACGATCATCACCGGCCAGCTCAGGCTGCTGGAATTCCTCTGCCTGCTCGCCTTCGGCCTCGGCATCCACTATTTCATCTCCGCCAACCCGGCGGAGCATTTCGTCGGCGTTCTGGCTATCAGCCTGATCGGATCGGGCGTCGCCCTGCTGCTGCTGCAAGCCGCCGATTGCTATCACATCTCATCGCTGCGGACGCCCTTGCGGTCGCTGGGGCGCTATTTCGGCGCATGGACGGTAGCGCTGGCGCTTGTCGCGCTTTCGCTCTTCATCTTTGTCAGCAACGGTCTCGACTTCCAGAACTGGTTTGTCATCTGGTACGGTAGCGGCCTCGCCTTCCTGTTCGTCGAGCGCAATCTCGTCGGCTTCGCCATTCGCCGCTGGGGCCGCAACGGCGTGATGGAACGCCGCGCCGTCATCGTCGGCGGTGGTCAGCCCGCCAAGGATCTCATCCGCGCACTGGAACAGCAGCCGGAAAACGATATCCGCATCTGCGGCATCTTCGATGACCGTGGCTCTGCCCGCTCGCCCGATGTGGTCGCAGGCTATCCCAAGCTCGGCACCGTGGCCGAACTCGTCGAATTCGCCCGCCTCGCGCGCATCGACATGCTGATCATCTCGCTGCCGCTCAGCGCCGAGGCCCGCATCCTCCAGCTTCTCAAGATGCTCTGGGTCCTGCCGACCGACGTGCGGCTCGCGGCCCATTCCAACAGCCTGCGTTTTCGCCCGCGCTCCTATTCCCATGTCGGCGCAGTGCCGATGCTCGACATCCTGGACAAGCCGATCCGCGACTGGGACTCAGTGGCCAAGCGCATCTTCGACATCTTCTTCAGCCTCATGGCTCTCTTGCTCCTGTGGCCGGTCTTCATCGGCACCGCTATTGCGATCAAGTTGAACTCGAAGGGACCGGTCTTCTTCATGCAGAAGCGCCATGGCTTCAACAACGAGGTCATCAACGTCCTGAAATTCCGTTCGATGTATACCGAGATGAGCGACCCCTCGGCGCGCAAGGCGGTTACCAAGGGGGACCCTCGCGTCACGAAGGTCGGGCGCTTCATCCGCAAGTCGTCGATCGACGAACTGCCACAACTCTTCAACGTGCTGCGCGGAGATCTTTCGCTTGTCGGTCCTCGCCCGCATGCCGTGTCCGCCGCGACCCATGACCGGGTCTATGCGGACGTCGTCGATGGCTACTTCGCCCGCCATCGTGTTAAGCCCGGCGTGACCGGATGGGCGCAGATCAACGGCTGGCGCGGTGAAATCGACAGCGACGACAAGATCAAGTACCGGACAGCATACGACCTCTTCTACATCGAAAACTGGTCGCTGCTTTTCGATCTCAAGATCCTCTTCCTGACGCCCATCCGGCTGTTGAACACGGAAAACGCCTATTGA
- a CDS encoding cell division protein FtsH: MEKKHVFNLSYFLFAFSLLLLFQAWIGYRDYAQLTYTEMLDAVNQGRVASVTLTETTVQGEYKEPQNGRKYFVANRVDPAFAEIFEKAGVKISGASDSNWFTTILSWVLPVLIFFGLWSFFFRGIAERQGMGGLINIGKSRAKIYLERKTGVTFDDVAGIDEAEAELEEIVSFLKDKDRYGRLGARIPKGILLVGPPGTGKTLMARAVAGEAGVPFFSISGSEFVEMFVGVGAARVRDLFEQARAAAPCIIFIDELDALGRARNSFGGFGGNDEKEQTLNQLLAELDGFDPRVGIVLLAATNRPEILDPALMRAGRFDRQVVIDRPDRKGRVAILKVHMKNIIIDRDVDIDAIAGLTPGFTGADLANLINEAAILATRRSAGKVAMEDFVAAVERVIAGTERRSRILNPEERRRVAYHEMGHALVASALKTADPVQKVSIIPRSIGALGYTLQRPTEDRFLITSAELKERMVVLLAGRAAEDIVFGEISTGASDDLAKVTDIAREIVTRFGMDASVGQAVLEPQRSQWLDDGQMRMRPKDYSEATAREVDLAVRSMIDDAYQQAKHVLEGRRSELESGSRLLLEKETLTPADFPPLARGGEVASAPAA, from the coding sequence ATGGAAAAGAAACACGTTTTCAACCTCAGCTACTTTCTCTTTGCCTTCTCGTTGTTGCTTCTGTTCCAGGCGTGGATCGGTTACCGCGACTACGCGCAGCTCACCTACACGGAGATGCTGGATGCGGTGAATCAGGGCAGGGTTGCCTCTGTCACGCTCACCGAGACGACGGTGCAGGGCGAGTACAAGGAGCCGCAGAACGGTCGCAAGTATTTCGTGGCAAACCGCGTCGATCCGGCCTTCGCCGAGATCTTCGAAAAGGCCGGCGTGAAGATCAGCGGAGCAAGCGACAGCAACTGGTTCACGACGATCCTGTCATGGGTCCTGCCTGTTCTCATCTTCTTTGGCCTCTGGTCCTTCTTCTTCAGGGGAATTGCCGAGCGCCAGGGCATGGGTGGCCTGATCAACATCGGCAAGTCGCGGGCCAAGATCTATCTCGAGCGCAAGACGGGCGTGACCTTCGATGACGTCGCCGGCATCGACGAGGCGGAAGCCGAGCTGGAGGAGATCGTCTCCTTCCTCAAGGACAAGGATCGTTATGGCCGGCTCGGCGCGCGCATTCCGAAGGGCATCCTGCTTGTGGGTCCCCCCGGCACCGGCAAGACGCTGATGGCCCGCGCGGTCGCGGGCGAAGCGGGCGTGCCTTTCTTTTCCATTTCCGGTTCTGAATTCGTCGAAATGTTTGTCGGCGTGGGTGCCGCGCGCGTGCGTGACCTGTTCGAACAGGCGCGCGCCGCAGCCCCCTGCATCATCTTCATCGATGAACTGGATGCTCTCGGTCGTGCGCGCAACTCGTTCGGCGGTTTCGGCGGCAATGACGAGAAGGAGCAGACGCTCAACCAGCTGCTGGCCGAACTCGATGGCTTCGATCCCCGCGTCGGTATCGTACTGCTCGCTGCAACCAACCGTCCCGAAATTCTCGATCCGGCCTTGATGCGCGCCGGGCGCTTCGACCGGCAGGTGGTGATCGACCGCCCCGACCGGAAGGGCCGTGTGGCGATCCTCAAGGTTCACATGAAGAACATCATTATCGACCGGGATGTCGATATCGATGCGATCGCGGGGCTGACACCCGGCTTCACTGGCGCCGACCTCGCGAACCTGATCAACGAGGCGGCGATCCTTGCAACGCGCCGCAGCGCCGGCAAGGTGGCGATGGAGGATTTCGTCGCGGCCGTCGAGCGGGTGATTGCCGGCACGGAACGGCGTAGCCGCATTCTCAATCCCGAGGAGCGCCGTCGTGTCGCCTATCACGAGATGGGCCATGCACTCGTCGCTTCCGCGCTCAAGACTGCCGATCCCGTGCAGAAGGTTTCGATCATTCCCCGCTCCATCGGGGCGCTTGGCTACACCCTGCAACGGCCGACCGAAGACCGTTTCCTGATCACTTCCGCTGAACTCAAGGAACGCATGGTGGTCCTGCTGGCCGGTCGCGCGGCCGAGGACATCGTCTTCGGTGAGATTTCGACGGGCGCATCCGACGATCTTGCCAAGGTAACGGACATCGCCCGCGAGATCGTCACCCGCTTCGGCATGGATGCTTCGGTCGGGCAGGCGGTTCTGGAGCCGCAACGCAGCCAGTGGCTGGACGACGGCCAGATGCGGATGCGACCGAAGGATTATTCGGAGGCGACCGCGCGTGAGGTGGATCTTGCCGTACGCTCCATGATCGATGATGCCTATCAGCAGGCGAAGCACGTGCTGGAAGGGCGGCGGTCCGAACTGGAGAGTGGCTCCAGGCTGCTGCTTGAAAAGGAAACGTTGACGCCCGCCGATTTCCCGCCGCTGGCGCGTGGTGGCGAAGTCGCAAGCGCGCCTGCCGCGTGA
- a CDS encoding glycosyl transferase, which produces MPHPSPLRIVHCFRSPIGGIFRHVRDLAEQHARAGHEVGILCDSSTGSEHEDRMFEQIRPYLALGLTRMPIQRSIGFSDAAALHASYKEIKSLQPDVLHGHGAKGGAVARIIGSALRVKKYRVARFYSPHGGSLHFDPKSMAGRGVFATERVLERMTDALVFVCEYERQTYVRKIGRPRCADRMVYNGINDRDFVRIPPRSDGVHFLYLGMLRDLKGPDIFIDAFARTERMVGHPLSALIIGDGPDRDKYDAMMQQRGLGRRIGLLPAMPVKDALAMSDIVVVPSRAEAMPYIVLEALGAGKTVIASRVGGVPEALGPESEALVEPGNAEDLARVMTKAITTPGWGNAAMPDPEIFKAKFSASTMAGQIADLYRERLEATSLN; this is translated from the coding sequence ATGCCGCACCCCTCTCCCCTACGCATCGTGCACTGTTTCCGGTCCCCGATTGGCGGTATCTTCCGCCATGTTCGTGACCTTGCGGAACAGCATGCGCGCGCGGGGCACGAGGTCGGCATCCTGTGCGACAGTTCGACAGGCAGCGAGCACGAAGACCGGATGTTCGAGCAGATCCGGCCTTATCTCGCGCTCGGCCTGACGCGCATGCCGATCCAGCGCTCGATAGGCTTCAGCGATGCCGCGGCATTGCATGCCAGTTACAAGGAAATAAAGAGCTTGCAGCCGGATGTGTTGCACGGCCACGGCGCCAAGGGCGGCGCGGTCGCACGCATCATCGGCTCAGCCTTGCGGGTCAAAAAGTATCGCGTTGCCCGCTTCTATTCGCCCCATGGGGGCAGCCTGCATTTCGATCCGAAATCGATGGCAGGCCGGGGCGTGTTTGCGACCGAGCGCGTGCTCGAGCGCATGACGGACGCACTCGTATTCGTCTGCGAATATGAACGGCAGACCTATGTGCGGAAAATCGGACGGCCGCGCTGCGCCGACCGGATGGTCTATAACGGCATCAATGACCGCGATTTCGTTCGCATCCCGCCGCGCTCCGATGGCGTGCATTTCCTTTACCTGGGCATGCTGCGCGATCTCAAGGGACCGGATATCTTCATCGATGCCTTTGCCCGCACCGAGCGCATGGTCGGCCATCCGTTGAGCGCGCTCATCATCGGCGACGGGCCCGATCGCGACAAATACGACGCCATGATGCAGCAGCGCGGGCTTGGGCGGCGCATCGGCCTGCTGCCCGCCATGCCGGTCAAGGACGCGCTCGCCATGTCCGATATTGTCGTCGTTCCCTCGCGCGCCGAGGCCATGCCCTACATCGTGCTTGAGGCGCTCGGAGCCGGAAAAACCGTCATTGCATCCCGTGTCGGCGGAGTGCCGGAAGCACTCGGCCCGGAAAGCGAAGCACTGGTCGAGCCCGGCAACGCCGAGGATCTGGCACGCGTGATGACGAAAGCCATCACCACTCCGGGCTGGGGCAATGCGGCCATGCCGGATCCGGAAATCTTCAAGGCGAAGTTCTCGGCCTCCACCATGGCCGGCCAGATCGCCGACCTCTACCGGGAACGTCTCGAGGCGACATCCCTGAACTGA
- a CDS encoding sugar ABC transporter substrate-binding protein: protein MSSFGVKGIVWLLAALALAVLGGCATYKPAPKVFHEATIQPYRLDSGDRLRITVFEQASLTNTYTVDQAGYIAFPLVGQVAARGATLPQLEGVIAQKLRQGYLRDPDVSIEIDRYRSIFVMGEVGQPGQYAYVPGMTVLNAIAVSGGFSTRANQRDVDVTRKINGEILTGRVPITDPILAGDTIYVRERLF from the coding sequence ATGTCATCGTTTGGTGTTAAGGGAATAGTCTGGCTGCTCGCCGCGCTGGCTCTGGCCGTGCTTGGCGGATGCGCGACCTATAAGCCCGCGCCGAAGGTCTTTCACGAGGCGACGATCCAGCCCTACCGGCTCGACAGCGGCGACCGCCTCCGGATCACCGTCTTCGAACAAGCGAGCCTGACCAACACCTATACCGTCGACCAGGCGGGTTACATCGCCTTCCCGCTGGTCGGACAGGTGGCCGCGCGCGGCGCAACCCTGCCCCAGCTCGAAGGCGTGATCGCCCAGAAACTGCGGCAGGGATATCTGCGCGACCCCGACGTTTCCATCGAGATCGACCGCTATCGTTCCATCTTCGTCATGGGCGAAGTCGGCCAGCCGGGCCAGTATGCCTATGTTCCCGGCATGACCGTGCTCAATGCGATCGCCGTTTCCGGCGGCTTCTCCACCCGCGCCAACCAGCGTGATGTCGATGTCACCCGCAAGATCAACGGAGAGATCCTGACCGGCCGCGTGCCGATCACCGATCCCATTCTCGCCGGTGATACGATCTACGTCAGAGAGCGGCTTTTCTGA
- a CDS encoding chain-length determining protein produces MSSVGNGQQDVDIDLAQLFRAVWQRRLRILAATALAGGLAFAGANLISPSYRSEARILIEPRQPNYSTTDRAGTTAEPVLDELNIVSQVQLLQSVDLIKQVVRDLKLYELEEFDPDTNPSIVSHLLVLLGLKKNPLDLAPEERVLKAFQEKLQVYQVEKSRVIGIEFNSEDPKLAAAIPNEIAKVYSAIQSGAKLDSNSEAARWLEPEISNLREKVQEAERKVADYRASAGLLPLSETSTFSSQQLSDISAELARVRGERANAEARAEDVRAALQAGRSTETLEAVAGSEAIQRLKGTESTIRAQISDLSTTLLDGHPQMKALRSQLAGIREQIATESAKVAASLENAATVARAREAQLIQQLNTVKAESARAGEDEVGLKALEREATAQRQLLETYLARYREATTRMAKDASPADARLVSQAVEPNEPNFPKVLPITIVVALAAFILSAIVVMLSELFSGRALRPVESDLPALVPARAEARNNVDDTPADEPVAQPQAAAVQKTVSAEETTSHIAASHASVAVAREELPASLLSVAPDDELAEEMEQAIDFVEEEPEDEFSIEAVARYLVDDHVGIALAISPSGDEGSTATVMLAREVAERGLKVVLIDMTGSACPTWLMASRRDLPGITDLLCGTAPFFETIHPDRLSDADIVPQGNADIRQAMRGADRLSMITDALSEAYDLVLVECGPADVQGIARLSRSGEQEIILSAPDPDMEELARIMEAFEKVGYTDLVLMTGKATTSALQGNRDAA; encoded by the coding sequence ATGTCGAGCGTAGGCAACGGGCAACAGGACGTAGATATCGATCTGGCGCAGCTCTTTAGAGCCGTGTGGCAAAGACGTCTGCGCATTCTGGCCGCCACGGCGCTGGCCGGTGGTCTTGCATTCGCCGGAGCAAACCTCATTTCGCCGAGCTATCGCAGCGAGGCGCGGATCTTGATCGAGCCGAGGCAGCCCAATTATTCAACGACGGACCGGGCAGGGACGACGGCCGAGCCTGTGCTCGATGAGTTGAACATAGTCAGCCAGGTGCAGCTTCTTCAGTCGGTGGACCTGATCAAACAGGTTGTGCGCGATCTCAAGCTTTACGAGTTGGAGGAGTTCGATCCGGATACCAATCCTTCCATCGTATCGCATCTTCTGGTCCTTCTTGGGCTGAAGAAGAATCCGCTCGATCTGGCGCCCGAGGAGCGCGTGCTCAAGGCCTTCCAGGAAAAGCTGCAGGTCTATCAGGTCGAGAAGTCGCGCGTCATCGGCATCGAGTTCAACTCCGAAGACCCGAAGCTTGCGGCTGCCATTCCCAACGAGATCGCCAAGGTCTATAGCGCGATCCAGAGCGGCGCAAAGCTCGACAGCAATTCCGAGGCCGCGCGCTGGCTGGAGCCGGAAATCTCCAACCTGCGCGAAAAGGTGCAGGAGGCCGAGAGGAAGGTCGCCGACTATCGCGCTTCCGCCGGCCTGCTGCCGCTCAGCGAAACATCGACCTTTTCCTCCCAGCAATTGAGCGACATTTCCGCCGAACTGGCGCGTGTTCGCGGTGAACGCGCCAATGCCGAGGCGAGGGCGGAAGACGTGCGCGCAGCATTGCAGGCAGGTCGCTCAACCGAGACGCTCGAAGCCGTTGCCGGCTCGGAAGCTATCCAGCGATTGAAGGGTACGGAATCCACCATCCGGGCGCAGATCTCCGATCTGTCGACGACGCTGCTCGATGGCCATCCGCAGATGAAGGCCCTCAGGTCTCAGCTCGCCGGCATACGCGAACAGATTGCCACCGAATCCGCCAAGGTTGCCGCAAGTCTTGAAAACGCTGCAACCGTCGCCCGCGCCCGTGAGGCGCAGCTCATCCAGCAGCTTAACACGGTCAAAGCCGAATCCGCTCGCGCAGGCGAGGATGAGGTCGGCCTGAAAGCGCTGGAGCGCGAGGCTACCGCCCAGCGTCAGCTCCTCGAAACCTACCTTGCCCGTTATCGCGAGGCGACCACCCGCATGGCCAAGGATGCGAGCCCGGCGGATGCCCGTCTCGTCTCGCAGGCTGTCGAGCCGAACGAGCCGAACTTTCCCAAGGTGCTGCCGATCACCATCGTCGTTGCGCTTGCCGCATTCATCTTGAGCGCCATCGTCGTGATGTTATCGGAACTGTTCAGCGGTCGGGCGCTCCGTCCGGTTGAGAGCGACCTTCCCGCACTGGTGCCGGCTCGTGCCGAGGCGAGGAATAACGTCGACGATACTCCTGCCGACGAACCGGTTGCCCAGCCGCAAGCCGCTGCCGTGCAAAAAACGGTGAGCGCCGAGGAGACGACTTCGCATATCGCCGCTTCCCATGCCTCCGTTGCCGTTGCTCGCGAGGAGCTTCCGGCAAGCCTGCTTTCCGTTGCCCCGGACGATGAACTGGCCGAGGAGATGGAACAGGCTATCGACTTTGTGGAGGAGGAACCGGAAGACGAATTCTCAATCGAGGCTGTCGCCCGCTATCTCGTGGACGATCACGTAGGGATCGCGCTGGCCATCTCGCCCTCCGGCGACGAAGGTTCGACTGCGACGGTAATGCTGGCACGCGAAGTCGCCGAGCGGGGGCTGAAAGTCGTGCTGATCGACATGACAGGTTCGGCTTGTCCGACCTGGCTGATGGCTTCCCGCCGGGATCTTCCGGGCATCACCGATCTGCTGTGCGGTACCGCCCCCTTCTTCGAGACGATCCACCCGGACCGCCTTTCCGACGCTGACATCGTGCCGCAGGGCAATGCCGACATCCGCCAGGCCATGCGTGGTGCCGATCGCCTGTCGATGATTACCGATGCGCTTTCGGAAGCTTATGATCTGGTGCTCGTCGAATGCGGTCCTGCCGATGTTCAGGGCATTGCGCGGCTCAGCAGGAGCGGTGAGCAGGAGATTATCCTGTCGGCGCCCGATCCGGACATGGAAGAACTTGCCCGTATCATGGAAGCCTTCGAAAAGGTCGGCTACACCGATCTCGTTCTGATGACCGGCAAGGCCACGACTTCTGCCTTGCAGGGAAACCGCGACGCCGCCTGA
- a CDS encoding cellulose biosynthesis protein CelD gives MGPLEKEWRALEADPISSLHQSYDWCLAWAKTHRNPLAIIRGKRGTKTVFILPLEIVRASIVRSAQFIAARYNNINSGLFSADFRAESNAAEATQIAQAITGLLAGKADLVNLQNIPLEWRGEKSPFAALPAIENQNHAFQLPLTSDFQKTIGQLNAKRRRKKFRGQVRKIEATGGFEHFVARSAQEKSALLNLFFEQKAVRFKALGLPNTFQSPETQAFFHLLLEVDGSSLDTPLELHAVRLKGQYEGRIAAIAGLSRKGDHVICQFGSIDESLLPEASPGELLFWLMIERCCEEGAALFDFGLGDQEYKRRWCTVETVQHDILLPISAAGHVASFAQRGVVRTKAVIKGNPQLYSFIQRLRAHADDMPTQATGTDD, from the coding sequence ATGGGGCCGCTCGAAAAGGAATGGCGCGCGCTTGAAGCCGACCCGATCAGCTCGCTTCACCAGAGCTATGACTGGTGTCTCGCCTGGGCGAAGACCCATCGCAACCCGCTTGCCATCATCCGGGGCAAGCGCGGTACCAAGACCGTCTTCATCCTGCCGCTGGAAATCGTTCGCGCCAGCATAGTGCGGTCTGCGCAGTTCATTGCGGCACGATACAACAACATCAACAGCGGGCTGTTTTCAGCGGATTTTCGGGCGGAATCGAACGCGGCTGAGGCGACACAGATCGCGCAGGCGATCACGGGGCTGCTTGCCGGCAAGGCCGATCTGGTCAACCTGCAGAACATCCCGCTGGAATGGCGAGGCGAGAAGAGCCCGTTTGCGGCGCTCCCCGCCATCGAGAACCAGAACCACGCCTTCCAGCTGCCGCTGACTTCGGATTTCCAGAAGACGATCGGGCAATTGAACGCCAAGCGCCGGCGCAAGAAATTCCGCGGGCAGGTTCGCAAGATCGAGGCTACCGGCGGTTTCGAGCATTTCGTCGCCCGGTCGGCACAGGAAAAGAGCGCCCTGCTCAATCTCTTCTTCGAACAGAAGGCAGTCCGCTTCAAGGCGCTTGGATTGCCGAACACGTTTCAGTCGCCCGAGACGCAGGCCTTCTTTCACCTGCTTCTGGAAGTGGACGGAAGCAGCCTCGATACGCCGCTGGAACTGCATGCCGTGCGGCTCAAGGGCCAGTACGAAGGCCGGATCGCCGCCATCGCCGGCCTGTCTCGCAAGGGCGATCACGTGATCTGCCAGTTCGGCTCGATCGACGAAAGCCTCCTGCCGGAAGCAAGCCCGGGCGAACTGCTGTTCTGGCTGATGATCGAGCGATGCTGCGAAGAAGGCGCTGCGCTCTTCGATTTCGGGCTTGGCGACCAGGAATACAAGCGACGCTGGTGCACGGTCGAAACGGTGCAGCATGACATTCTGCTGCCGATCAGCGCCGCCGGTCATGTTGCTTCCTTCGCCCAGCGGGGCGTGGTGCGCACCAAGGCGGTGATCAAGGGCAATCCGCAGCTCTATTCGTTCATCCAGAGACTGCGGGCGCATGCCGACGACATGCCGACACAGGCGACCGGCACCGACGACTAA
- a CDS encoding heme A synthase → MTDAASTTEIQVRQAMERSGRNRRAIRIWLGVVLVTLFCLVLVGGATRLTDSGLSITEWKPIHGVIPPLSATEWEEEFALYQRIPQYQQINKGMTVDEFKSIFWWEWAHRLLARSIGIIFALPLLYFWLTGKVERRLRWPLVGLLALGGFQGFIGWWMVSSGLSKLTSVSQYRLATHLVIACLIFAACMWIMRGLSPHSGDAPPTATSRRWAGMLAFLALFQIYLGALVAGLDAGLAYNTWPLMDGAVVPSDLFIQQPWWINLFENPKTVQYVHRLGAYLLLAVALWHMIQSLRAAPQTTHARRSVVLFALIMIQAAIGITTLLLQVPLDAALAHQGGALIVLGFAIAHWRGFYGEFPLDVAIENRD, encoded by the coding sequence ATGACTGACGCGGCAAGCACCACCGAGATCCAGGTTCGTCAGGCAATGGAGCGCAGCGGACGCAATCGACGCGCGATCCGCATATGGCTTGGCGTCGTGCTGGTCACGCTCTTCTGTCTCGTTCTGGTGGGCGGCGCCACGCGGCTCACCGACTCCGGCCTTTCCATAACCGAGTGGAAGCCCATTCATGGCGTCATCCCGCCGCTTTCGGCAACGGAATGGGAAGAGGAGTTCGCCCTTTACCAGCGTATTCCGCAGTATCAGCAGATCAACAAGGGTATGACGGTCGATGAGTTCAAGTCGATCTTCTGGTGGGAATGGGCGCATCGCCTGCTGGCCCGCAGTATCGGCATCATTTTTGCTCTGCCGCTTCTCTATTTCTGGCTCACGGGCAAAGTCGAGCGTCGCCTGCGCTGGCCGCTGGTCGGATTGCTGGCTCTTGGCGGCTTCCAGGGTTTCATCGGCTGGTGGATGGTGTCGTCGGGGCTGAGCAAGCTTACGAGCGTTTCCCAGTATCGCCTTGCAACACATCTCGTGATCGCCTGTCTGATCTTTGCCGCCTGCATGTGGATCATGCGCGGTCTGTCGCCGCATAGCGGGGATGCTCCACCGACTGCGACATCACGTCGCTGGGCAGGAATGCTGGCATTCCTCGCCCTGTTCCAGATTTATCTCGGAGCTCTTGTGGCAGGTCTCGATGCCGGTCTTGCCTATAACACCTGGCCACTGATGGACGGAGCGGTCGTTCCATCCGATCTCTTCATCCAGCAGCCATGGTGGATCAACCTGTTCGAAAACCCCAAGACGGTTCAGTACGTCCATCGCCTAGGTGCCTATCTGCTTTTGGCTGTCGCGCTGTGGCACATGATCCAGTCGCTGAGGGCCGCACCCCAGACGACCCACGCCCGCCGCAGTGTCGTGCTCTTCGCCCTGATCATGATCCAGGCGGCCATCGGCATCACGACGCTGCTCCTGCAGGTGCCGCTCGACGCCGCTCTAGCCCACCAAGGCGGCGCCCTCATCGTCCTCGGCTTCGCCATCGCCCACTGGCGCGGGTTCTATGGCGAGTTTCCGCTTGACGTTGCTATTGAGAATAGGGATTGA